A genomic segment from Acuticoccus sediminis encodes:
- the fsa gene encoding fructose-6-phosphate aldolase codes for MQFFVDTADVGEIKTLAETGMLDGVTTNPSLIMKAGRPMLEVIAEICSIVDGPVSAEVTAIETEQMIAEGRKLAEIAPNIAIKLPLTWDGLKACRALTADGHMVNVTLCFSSAQALLAAKAGATFISPFIGRLDDMGLDGMKLIEEIRAIYDNYEDLSTEILAASIRTTNHVQQAAIAGADVATIPPAILSKLIHHPLTDKGLDQFLADWKATGQSIL; via the coding sequence ATGCAATTCTTTGTCGACACCGCCGACGTGGGCGAGATCAAGACGCTCGCCGAGACCGGGATGCTGGACGGCGTGACGACCAACCCGTCGCTGATCATGAAGGCCGGGCGGCCGATGCTCGAGGTGATCGCCGAGATCTGCAGCATCGTCGACGGACCGGTGAGCGCCGAGGTGACGGCGATCGAGACCGAGCAGATGATCGCCGAGGGGCGCAAGCTGGCCGAGATCGCGCCGAACATCGCGATCAAGCTGCCGCTGACCTGGGACGGCCTGAAGGCGTGCCGCGCGCTGACGGCGGACGGGCACATGGTCAACGTGACGCTCTGCTTCTCGTCGGCGCAGGCGCTGCTGGCGGCGAAGGCTGGGGCGACGTTCATCTCCCCGTTCATCGGCCGCCTCGACGACATGGGTCTCGACGGGATGAAGCTGATCGAGGAGATCCGCGCGATCTACGACAACTATGAGGATCTCTCCACGGAGATTCTGGCGGCCTCGATCCGCACGACGAACCATGTTCAGCAGGCGGCGATCGCGGGTGCGGACGTTGCGACCATTCCGCCGGCCATTCTGTCGAAGCTCATCCATCACCCGCTGACGGACAAGGGTCTGGACCAGTTCCTCGCGGATTGGAAGGCGACGGGCCAGTCGATCCTCTGA
- a CDS encoding ArsR/SmtB family transcription factor has translation MSGTNELLAVFAALSDETRFAIVNRLLDDGELPVGAIAAPFSVTPPAISRHLRVLETAGLVERRIDRQRRMIRVRPEALDIIGDWLGQRITILPDRPSAPTRPLAMHA, from the coding sequence ATGTCTGGTACCAATGAACTTCTGGCTGTCTTCGCTGCCCTTTCGGACGAAACCCGCTTCGCCATCGTCAACCGTCTGCTGGACGACGGCGAGCTGCCGGTCGGCGCCATCGCCGCCCCGTTCAGCGTGACCCCGCCGGCGATCTCGCGCCACCTGCGGGTCCTCGAAACCGCCGGCCTCGTGGAGCGCCGGATCGACCGCCAGCGCCGCATGATCCGGGTGCGCCCGGAAGCGCTGGACATCATCGGTGACTGGCTCGGCCAGCGGATCACGATCCTGCCCGACCGTCCGTCCGCGCCGACCCGCCCGCTGGCGATGCACGCCTGA
- a CDS encoding BA14K family protein has product MILQKMQRTGKVASLCAAMAMMVPLGAHASQIPGVPVEATFAPSLADPVATSVASMADEGIQVAQTRRELERRNRALRYNNQNLRHRNRHLANRPDRVYRNNRWYYRRGGYYYDNTGAVLAGALIAGTAGLVAGSALANSSRTVVVQQPTYAVAAPYSAEWYRQCDLKYNSFRASDGTYLGYDGYRHTCRLP; this is encoded by the coding sequence ATGATCCTTCAGAAAATGCAAAGGACCGGCAAGGTCGCGAGCCTGTGCGCCGCGATGGCCATGATGGTGCCGCTGGGCGCGCACGCTTCGCAGATCCCGGGGGTGCCGGTCGAGGCGACCTTCGCGCCGAGTCTGGCGGATCCCGTCGCGACCTCGGTGGCGTCGATGGCGGACGAGGGCATCCAGGTGGCGCAGACGCGGCGCGAGCTGGAGCGGCGTAACCGCGCCCTGCGCTACAACAACCAGAACCTGCGCCACCGCAACCGCCATCTCGCGAACCGTCCGGACCGCGTCTACCGGAACAATCGCTGGTACTACCGCCGCGGCGGCTACTACTACGACAACACCGGGGCGGTCCTCGCGGGTGCGCTGATCGCCGGGACGGCCGGCCTGGTCGCCGGCAGCGCGCTGGCCAATTCCAGCCGCACCGTTGTCGTACAACAGCCCACATATGCCGTGGCGGCGCCATACTCGGCAGAGTGGTATCGCCAGTGCGACCTTAAGTACAACTCCTTCCGCGCCAGCGACGGCACGTACCTGGGGTACGATGGGTACCGGCATACCTGCCGCCTGCCCTGA
- the gyrB gene encoding DNA topoisomerase (ATP-hydrolyzing) subunit B, with the protein MQDAPSAQPSDEYGAGSIKVLKGLEAVRKRPGMYIGDTDDGSGLHHMVYEVVDNAIDEALAGHNDSVVVTLNADGSCTVRDNGRGIPTDIHPEEGISAAEVIMTQLHAGGKFDQNSYKVSGGLHGVGVSVVNALSSELDLTVWRAGKKHWMRFHDGVAESPLAAVGDAEGRHGTEVRFLPSTATFSHVEFDFAILEKRLRELAFLNSGVTIRLIDDRGVERREETMLYDGGLDAFVRWLDRQKTPLFDNPITFSDQRDGVTVEVSMWWNDTYHENVLCFTNNIPQRDGGTHLAGFRAALTRQITSYADQNGTSKKEKVTPTGDDCREGLTCVLSVKVPDPKFSSQTKDKLVSSEVRPVVESLVNQGLSTWLEEHQAEARIIVGKVIEAASAREAARKARELTRRKGALDVASLPGKLADCQERDPSKAELFLVEGDSAGGSAKQGRHRANQAVLPLRGKILNVERARFDRMLSSNEIGTLITALGTGIGKDEFQPDKLRYHKIIIMTDADVDGAHIRTLLLTFFYRQMPELIERGHLFIAQPPLYKVRRGQSEQYLHDDAALEDYLTTSGIDDTVLTLASGEVLVGNDLADVVVKARTVSHLLAGLHSRYNRAVIEQAAIAGAFNPEALADPDRAREIADTVAARLDAIAEDFETGWVGHVTDDGGIAFERTVRGVKEYAMVDSALLASTDAKRLAAYAPYLTETYSGSATLRRKDKDTAIHGPTALADNVFAAGRRGITIQRYKGLGEMNADQLWETTLDPNARTLLQVRISEADDADGVFTRLMGDAVDPRREFIQENALQVENLDV; encoded by the coding sequence ATGCAAGACGCCCCCTCTGCCCAGCCTTCTGACGAGTACGGCGCCGGTTCGATCAAGGTCCTCAAGGGCCTTGAAGCGGTCCGCAAGCGCCCCGGCATGTACATCGGTGACACCGATGACGGGTCGGGCCTCCATCACATGGTGTACGAGGTCGTCGACAACGCGATCGACGAGGCGCTCGCGGGACACAACGATTCGGTCGTCGTGACGCTGAATGCCGACGGCTCGTGCACCGTACGCGACAACGGCCGCGGCATCCCGACCGACATCCACCCCGAGGAAGGCATCTCCGCGGCCGAGGTCATCATGACCCAGCTGCACGCCGGCGGTAAGTTCGACCAGAACTCCTACAAGGTGTCTGGCGGCCTGCACGGCGTGGGCGTCTCGGTGGTGAACGCGCTCTCGTCCGAGCTCGACCTCACCGTCTGGCGCGCCGGCAAGAAGCACTGGATGCGGTTCCACGACGGCGTGGCCGAGAGCCCGCTCGCCGCCGTCGGCGACGCCGAGGGCCGGCACGGGACCGAGGTGCGCTTCCTGCCCTCCACGGCGACGTTCAGCCACGTCGAGTTCGACTTCGCGATCCTGGAGAAGCGCCTGCGCGAGCTGGCGTTCCTCAACTCCGGCGTGACGATCCGCCTGATCGACGATCGCGGCGTCGAGCGGCGCGAGGAGACGATGCTCTACGACGGCGGGCTGGACGCGTTCGTGCGCTGGCTCGACCGCCAGAAAACGCCGCTCTTCGACAATCCGATCACCTTCTCCGACCAGCGCGACGGCGTGACCGTCGAGGTGTCGATGTGGTGGAACGACACGTACCACGAGAACGTGCTCTGCTTCACCAACAACATCCCGCAGCGCGACGGCGGCACTCACCTCGCCGGCTTCCGCGCCGCCCTGACGCGGCAGATCACCTCCTACGCGGACCAGAACGGGACGTCGAAGAAGGAGAAGGTGACGCCGACCGGCGACGACTGCCGCGAGGGCCTCACCTGCGTCCTCTCGGTAAAGGTGCCGGACCCGAAATTCTCCTCCCAGACCAAGGACAAGCTCGTCTCGTCCGAGGTGCGCCCGGTGGTCGAGAGCCTCGTCAACCAGGGCCTCTCCACGTGGCTGGAGGAGCATCAGGCCGAGGCGCGGATCATCGTCGGCAAGGTGATCGAGGCGGCGTCCGCCCGCGAGGCTGCCCGCAAGGCGCGCGAACTGACGCGGCGCAAGGGCGCGCTCGACGTCGCCTCCCTGCCCGGCAAGCTCGCCGACTGCCAGGAGCGCGACCCGTCCAAGGCCGAACTCTTCCTGGTCGAGGGTGACTCGGCCGGCGGCTCCGCCAAGCAGGGCCGCCACCGCGCCAATCAGGCCGTGCTGCCGCTGCGAGGCAAGATCCTCAACGTCGAGCGCGCCCGGTTCGACCGGATGCTGTCGTCGAACGAAATCGGCACGCTGATCACCGCGCTCGGCACCGGCATCGGCAAGGACGAGTTCCAGCCGGACAAGCTGCGCTACCACAAGATCATCATCATGACGGACGCGGACGTCGACGGCGCCCATATCCGCACGCTGTTGCTGACCTTCTTCTACCGGCAGATGCCGGAGCTGATCGAGCGCGGCCACCTCTTCATCGCCCAGCCGCCGCTCTACAAGGTGCGCCGCGGCCAGTCCGAGCAGTACCTGCACGACGACGCCGCGCTTGAGGACTACCTGACGACCTCCGGCATCGACGACACCGTTCTCACGCTCGCGTCTGGCGAGGTCCTGGTGGGCAACGACCTCGCCGACGTGGTGGTGAAGGCGCGGACCGTCTCCCACCTTCTGGCGGGGCTGCATTCGCGCTACAACCGCGCCGTGATCGAGCAGGCGGCGATCGCCGGCGCGTTCAACCCGGAGGCGCTCGCCGACCCCGACCGTGCGCGCGAGATCGCCGACACCGTCGCGGCGCGGCTCGACGCCATCGCCGAGGACTTCGAGACCGGCTGGGTCGGCCACGTGACCGACGACGGCGGCATCGCGTTCGAGCGCACCGTCCGCGGCGTGAAGGAATACGCGATGGTGGATTCGGCGCTCCTCGCCTCCACCGACGCCAAGCGTCTCGCCGCCTACGCGCCGTACCTGACGGAAACCTACAGCGGTTCCGCGACCTTACGCCGCAAAGACAAGGACACCGCCATCCACGGCCCGACGGCGCTGGCGGACAACGTCTTCGCGGCAGGTCGTCGCGGGATCACGATCCAGCGCTACAAAGGTCTCGGCGAGATGAACGCCGATCAGCTCTGGGAAACCACGCTTGATCCGAACGCCCGCACCCTATTGCAGGTGCGGATTTCTGAAGCGGACGATGCAGACGGTGTCTTCACGCGGCTGATGGGCGACGCAGTCGACCCGAGGCGCGAGTTTATTCAGGAGAACGCCCTGCAGGTGGAGAACCTCGACGTCTAG
- a CDS encoding phosphatase PAP2 family protein: MELRVLGAALIVGACLWAFFGLADEVMEGETHDLDAALLLALRNPNDLSDPIGGVAVEEMARDITALGGVTIVAGVTIAVCGLLWLMRKRRTSLFVALAVTGGAILSTGFKQFFDRPRPDLVPHEVLVHSASFPSGHSMLAAVTYLTLATLVASVEARQAVKIYVIAVAVLVVIAVGFSRVYLGVHWPTDVAAGWTAGTAWAIGCWGVARWLQRRGDIEPAPPTQP; encoded by the coding sequence GTGGAACTGCGTGTGCTGGGGGCGGCTCTGATCGTCGGAGCGTGCCTGTGGGCCTTCTTCGGACTGGCCGACGAGGTGATGGAAGGCGAGACCCACGATCTCGACGCCGCGCTGCTCCTGGCGCTGCGAAACCCCAACGACCTCAGCGATCCGATCGGGGGCGTCGCCGTCGAGGAGATGGCGCGTGATATCACCGCACTGGGCGGCGTGACCATCGTCGCCGGCGTCACGATCGCGGTCTGCGGCCTCCTCTGGCTCATGCGCAAGCGCCGCACGTCGCTCTTCGTCGCCCTCGCCGTGACCGGCGGGGCGATCCTCTCCACCGGCTTCAAGCAGTTCTTCGACCGGCCCCGGCCGGACCTCGTGCCGCACGAGGTCCTCGTCCACTCGGCGAGCTTCCCGAGCGGCCACTCGATGCTGGCGGCCGTCACCTACCTCACCCTCGCGACGCTGGTCGCCAGCGTCGAGGCGCGCCAGGCGGTGAAGATCTACGTGATCGCCGTCGCCGTGCTGGTGGTCATCGCCGTCGGGTTCAGTCGCGTCTACCTCGGGGTCCACTGGCCGACCGACGTCGCAGCCGGCTGGACCGCCGGGACCGCCTGGGCGATCGGCTGCTGGGGCGTCGCCCGCTGGCTGCAGCGCCGCGGTGACATCGAGCCCGCGCCGCCGACGCAGCCCTAG
- a CDS encoding serine hydrolase encodes MGDFEPAPPRRRGPGRTGRWPVATIGGAVAWTLAAALTPPHAGAQQTAPQGSSERTLLPAPVVPVAPSLTREDVDDAVGLLDNTVTGLMDQTGIPGVAVAVVYKDEVIYEKTFGVREVGKPDPIDTDTVFLLASVSKPIASTVVAGLAGKELFALSDPVSQYNPAFALGDPYVTEHATFIDLLSHRSGLFTGAGDFLEDLGFDRDTILGRIEQQPLDTFRSSYHYSNFGYTAGGEAAAVAAGKPFEDVAEEVLFDPLGMTRTSYRHADYLAHENRAHIHVRTGPEATTWAARYDRNPDAEAPAGGASSTITDMAKFVRLQLAEGEFGGEPVIARAPLAITHRPHSVTGGNPGSAARAHFYGLGWNVSYDDEGRVELSHSGAFTLGTSTNVTMLPGEDLGIVVLTNGEPIGVPETIATIFMDIVRNGEQTVDWYPLFHRAFAAMAEADIADARAADPSGDPGEALPLEAYAGTYDNSYFGPARVTLDGDALTMALGPDEAPVSFALTRDVGGRFVFETIGEWGTGPSRALFEIGADGTPSRLTLGAYNTRGLGVFERP; translated from the coding sequence ATGGGTGATTTCGAGCCGGCACCGCCCCGACGGAGAGGCCCGGGCCGGACAGGGCGGTGGCCCGTCGCGACGATCGGCGGAGCGGTCGCGTGGACACTGGCGGCGGCCCTCACGCCGCCGCACGCTGGCGCGCAGCAGACGGCGCCGCAGGGGAGCTCGGAGCGGACGCTCCTGCCCGCGCCGGTGGTTCCGGTCGCGCCGAGCCTCACCCGTGAGGACGTCGACGACGCCGTCGGCCTGCTCGACAACACCGTGACGGGCCTGATGGACCAGACGGGCATTCCCGGCGTCGCCGTCGCCGTCGTCTACAAGGACGAGGTGATCTACGAGAAGACCTTCGGCGTGCGCGAGGTCGGCAAGCCGGATCCGATCGACACGGACACGGTCTTCCTCCTCGCGTCGGTCTCCAAGCCGATCGCCTCGACCGTCGTGGCGGGGCTCGCCGGCAAGGAGCTCTTCGCGCTGTCGGACCCCGTGTCGCAGTACAATCCCGCCTTCGCGCTCGGCGACCCGTACGTGACCGAGCACGCGACGTTCATCGACCTCCTGTCGCACCGCTCCGGCCTCTTCACCGGCGCCGGCGACTTCCTGGAGGACCTCGGCTTCGATCGCGACACCATCCTGGGCCGGATCGAGCAGCAGCCGCTCGACACGTTCCGCTCGTCCTACCACTACAGCAACTTCGGCTACACGGCCGGGGGAGAGGCCGCGGCCGTGGCGGCCGGCAAGCCGTTCGAGGACGTGGCCGAGGAGGTGCTGTTCGACCCGCTCGGGATGACGCGCACCAGCTACCGCCATGCCGACTACCTCGCCCACGAGAACCGCGCCCATATCCACGTGCGCACCGGGCCCGAAGCGACGACGTGGGCGGCGCGCTACGACCGCAACCCCGACGCAGAGGCGCCGGCGGGCGGGGCCAGCAGCACGATCACCGACATGGCGAAGTTCGTTCGCCTGCAACTCGCCGAGGGGGAATTCGGCGGCGAGCCGGTGATCGCCAGGGCGCCCCTCGCGATCACCCACCGGCCGCACTCGGTGACCGGCGGCAATCCCGGCTCCGCGGCACGGGCGCACTTCTACGGCCTCGGCTGGAACGTCTCCTACGACGACGAGGGGCGAGTCGAGCTGAGCCACTCCGGCGCGTTCACCCTCGGAACGTCCACCAACGTGACGATGCTGCCCGGCGAGGACCTCGGCATCGTGGTGCTCACAAACGGCGAGCCGATCGGCGTGCCGGAAACCATCGCCACCATTTTCATGGACATCGTGCGGAACGGCGAGCAGACGGTGGACTGGTACCCGCTCTTCCACCGGGCCTTCGCGGCGATGGCCGAGGCCGACATCGCCGACGCGCGGGCCGCCGACCCGTCCGGCGACCCCGGCGAGGCGCTCCCGCTGGAGGCCTACGCCGGCACCTACGACAACTCGTACTTCGGCCCCGCGCGGGTGACGCTGGATGGCGACGCGCTGACGATGGCGCTCGGCCCGGACGAGGCGCCGGTCAGCTTCGCCCTGACCCGCGACGTCGGCGGCCGGTTCGTGTTCGAGACGATCGGCGAATGGGGGACCGGACCGTCGCGGGCGCTCTTCGAGATCGGTGCGGACGGAACGCCGAGCCGCCTCACCCTCGGCGCCTACAACACCCGCGGCCTCGGCGTCTTCGAGCGCCCCTGA